The following are encoded together in the Gemmatimonadota bacterium genome:
- a CDS encoding GMC family oxidoreductase: MSAQGFPDPFVAGIARGWHVTDGATLDAGKTFEADVAIVGTGAGGGTTAELLATAGLRVLLLEEGGLRSTRDFRMLESEAYPTLYQESASRKTKDKGINIMQGRTVGGTTVVNWTSSFRTPESTLAHWQSQFGLGDLTTEALTPWWERMERRLQVAPWAATPNRNNQLLADGLTKLGITPRVIPRNVAGCYNIGYCGMGCPTNAKQSMLVTTLPAALDRGAELLYHARAERLVFEGSAVREIVVTLMGADGFERSRDAVRVRARHVVLAGGAINTPALLLRSGAPNPRGLIGTRTFLHPVTISPALFADPVDAFAGAPQSIYSDHFNEASDAGMGFKLEVPPLHPVLMGSTFTGFGTEHASVMKRMRHAQVVLALLRDGFHPASVGGTVELRDDGSPVLDYPVSSYVMEGARRAMTVMAEIQFAAGAQVIVPFHERGTPVRTLAAAKAQIAALEMHTPYAKLVSAHVMGGCAMAADDARGVTNSFGRVHNTEGLSVIDGSLFPTSVGANPQLSIYGIAARSATALAKELGGRATE, from the coding sequence GTGAGCGCCCAAGGCTTCCCCGATCCGTTCGTCGCCGGCATCGCCCGCGGCTGGCACGTGACCGACGGCGCGACACTCGACGCCGGCAAGACCTTCGAGGCCGATGTGGCCATCGTCGGCACCGGCGCCGGGGGCGGGACCACCGCCGAGCTGCTTGCAACTGCCGGCCTGCGGGTCCTCCTGCTCGAGGAGGGCGGACTGCGCAGCACGCGCGACTTCCGCATGCTGGAGTCCGAGGCGTACCCGACGCTCTACCAGGAGTCGGCGTCGCGAAAGACGAAGGACAAGGGGATCAACATCATGCAGGGGCGCACCGTCGGCGGGACGACGGTCGTCAACTGGACGTCGAGCTTCCGCACGCCGGAGTCCACGCTCGCCCACTGGCAATCGCAGTTCGGACTCGGCGACCTCACCACCGAGGCACTCACGCCGTGGTGGGAGCGCATGGAGCGGCGACTGCAGGTCGCGCCGTGGGCCGCCACGCCGAACCGGAACAATCAGCTCCTGGCCGATGGCCTGACGAAGCTGGGCATCACGCCGCGCGTGATCCCGCGCAACGTGGCCGGCTGCTACAACATCGGCTACTGCGGCATGGGCTGCCCCACCAACGCCAAGCAGTCGATGCTGGTGACCACGCTTCCCGCTGCGCTCGATCGCGGCGCCGAACTGCTCTACCACGCGCGTGCCGAACGCCTGGTGTTCGAGGGGAGCGCGGTGCGCGAGATCGTGGTGACGCTCATGGGCGCCGACGGCTTCGAGCGCTCGCGCGACGCGGTACGCGTGCGCGCCCGCCACGTCGTCCTCGCCGGCGGCGCGATCAATACGCCGGCACTGCTCCTCAGGAGCGGAGCGCCCAACCCACGCGGCCTGATCGGGACGCGAACCTTCCTGCACCCGGTGACGATCTCCCCCGCGCTCTTCGCCGACCCGGTCGACGCCTTCGCGGGGGCGCCGCAGTCCATCTACTCCGATCACTTCAACGAGGCGAGCGACGCGGGGATGGGCTTCAAGCTCGAAGTGCCGCCGCTGCACCCCGTCCTCATGGGGTCGACATTCACCGGCTTCGGCACCGAGCACGCCAGCGTCATGAAGCGCATGCGCCATGCACAGGTCGTGCTCGCCCTGCTGCGCGACGGCTTCCACCCGGCGAGCGTCGGCGGAACGGTCGAGCTGCGTGACGACGGTTCGCCGGTGCTCGACTACCCCGTCTCGTCGTACGTGATGGAGGGGGCACGTCGGGCGATGACGGTGATGGCCGAGATCCAGTTCGCCGCTGGGGCGCAGGTCATCGTCCCCTTCCATGAGCGCGGGACCCCCGTGCGCACGCTCGCCGCCGCCAAGGCGCAGATCGCCGCCCTCGAGATGCACACCCCGTACGCCAAGCTCGTCAGCGCGCACGTGATGGGGGGGTGTGCCATGGCCGCCGACGACGCACGCGGGGTGACCAACTCCTTCGGGCGCGTGCACAACACCGAGGGGCTCAGTGTCATCGACGGCTCGCTCTTCCCCACGAGCGTGGGGGCCAACCCGCAGCTCTCGATCTACGGCATCGCCGCTCGATCAGCGACCGCGCTCGCCAAGGAGCTGGGGGGACGCGCGACCGAGTAG
- a CDS encoding twin-arginine translocation signal domain-containing protein, whose amino-acid sequence MPLTRRTFIKAGAIGAGALAVAGAYEAWRIRDCLTHATGALSPAGRALFAAVVPAFLDGMVAPSAWTPDSMSAMLGNVERTIATLPASARGELQQLACLLDHGPVRLLLAGSWAPWASVTPARARQVLERWRFSGTPMLVSAYQALHDITFASWYAQPSAWVAIGYPGPPMLTASPA is encoded by the coding sequence ATGCCCCTCACGCGACGCACCTTCATCAAGGCTGGCGCCATCGGCGCCGGGGCCTTGGCGGTCGCGGGCGCGTACGAGGCTTGGCGCATCCGCGACTGCCTGACGCACGCCACGGGGGCGCTGTCGCCGGCGGGGCGCGCCCTCTTTGCCGCCGTCGTCCCCGCCTTCCTCGACGGAATGGTCGCCCCGTCGGCATGGACCCCCGACTCGATGTCCGCCATGCTGGGCAACGTGGAGCGCACCATCGCCACGCTCCCGGCCTCCGCCCGCGGTGAACTGCAGCAGCTCGCCTGCCTGCTCGACCACGGGCCCGTGCGATTGCTGCTGGCGGGAAGCTGGGCGCCGTGGGCATCGGTGACTCCCGCGCGCGCGCGACAGGTGCTGGAACGCTGGCGCTTCAGCGGAACGCCGATGCTGGTGAGTGCCTACCAGGCGCTGCACGACATCACCTTCGCGTCGTGGTACGCGCAGCCCTCGGCGTGGGTGGCGATCGGCTATCCCGGCCCGCCCATGCTCACCGCGAGCCCGGCGTGA
- a CDS encoding amidohydrolase family protein, giving the protein MSPQQSCFTRAVTRVREGATLVSALSFLACTPAPTYDVVLAGGRVMDPASGTDATLHVGIIGDTIAALSADPLAGKDTVDVTGLVVAPGFIDLHAHGQTEGDMQLQARDGVTTALDMEAGVFPVAPWYAAMEGKVPLNFGATVGHRPARYNVFHDGVEIGHGPTNPRPILSLGPLPRGANQAATGVQIASLETAMSQGLDEGGLGLGFGINYSPGATQEEIERLFAVAAGRRVPVFVHTRAFGVEPIREVVRAAAKSRTALHVVHVASSSLGDLPLSLALLDSARAAGMDVTTEAYPYTAGSTRLESAMFNPGWQDNLRVDYGDLAWPQTGERLTKESFERYRKQGGWVVIHMMKEENVDKAIAHPGVMIASDGVPYVNGTGHPRGAGTYARVLGHYVREQQSLTLMDALSRMTILPARRLESFVPQMAKRGRVARGAFADLTVFDPAKVVDRATFTEPALTSVGIPHVLVNGAFVVRDGALVAGARPGRAIRVPPKKP; this is encoded by the coding sequence ATGTCTCCCCAGCAGTCCTGCTTCACTCGAGCTGTCACCCGCGTCCGCGAGGGTGCGACGCTCGTGTCTGCGCTGTCGTTCCTCGCCTGTACGCCGGCGCCGACGTATGACGTCGTCCTTGCCGGTGGCCGGGTGATGGATCCTGCGAGCGGGACCGACGCGACGCTGCATGTGGGGATCATCGGCGACACGATTGCGGCGCTCTCCGCCGATCCGCTCGCGGGGAAGGACACCGTCGACGTGACGGGGCTCGTCGTGGCGCCGGGCTTCATCGACCTGCATGCGCACGGGCAGACCGAGGGCGACATGCAGCTCCAGGCGCGCGACGGTGTCACGACCGCGCTCGACATGGAGGCCGGGGTCTTTCCCGTCGCGCCGTGGTACGCGGCGATGGAGGGGAAGGTGCCGCTCAACTTTGGTGCGACGGTGGGGCATCGCCCGGCGCGCTACAACGTCTTTCACGACGGGGTGGAGATCGGGCACGGCCCCACCAATCCGCGCCCGATTCTCTCGTTAGGGCCCCTTCCGCGCGGGGCCAACCAGGCGGCGACGGGTGTGCAGATCGCCTCCCTCGAAACCGCGATGTCGCAGGGGCTCGACGAAGGGGGGCTCGGGCTCGGCTTCGGGATCAACTATTCGCCCGGGGCGACGCAGGAAGAGATCGAGCGCCTCTTTGCCGTTGCGGCGGGGCGGCGCGTCCCCGTCTTCGTGCACACGCGTGCCTTTGGGGTGGAACCGATTCGCGAGGTGGTGCGCGCGGCGGCCAAGTCGCGCACGGCGCTGCACGTGGTGCACGTGGCCTCCAGCTCGTTAGGCGACCTGCCGCTCTCGCTCGCCCTCCTCGACTCGGCACGCGCCGCGGGGATGGACGTCACCACCGAGGCCTATCCCTACACCGCCGGTTCCACGCGGTTGGAGTCGGCGATGTTCAACCCCGGGTGGCAGGACAACCTGCGCGTGGACTATGGCGACCTTGCCTGGCCGCAGACCGGCGAGCGGTTGACGAAGGAGAGCTTCGAGCGCTATCGCAAGCAGGGCGGGTGGGTGGTGATCCACATGATGAAGGAGGAGAACGTCGACAAGGCGATCGCGCACCCCGGGGTGATGATCGCCAGCGACGGCGTCCCGTACGTCAACGGGACCGGGCACCCGCGTGGGGCAGGGACGTACGCACGCGTCCTGGGACATTACGTGCGCGAGCAGCAGAGCCTCACGCTGATGGATGCGCTGTCGCGGATGACGATCCTCCCGGCGCGCCGCCTGGAGAGCTTCGTCCCGCAGATGGCGAAGCGTGGGCGCGTGGCGCGTGGTGCCTTTGCCGACCTGACCGTCTTCGATCCCGCGAAGGTGGTCGACCGTGCGACGTTCACCGAGCCCGCGCTCACCTCGGTGGGGATTCCGCACGTGCTGGTGAACGGGGCATTCGTGGTGCGGGATGGGGCGCTGGTGGCGGGGGCGCGCCCGGGGCGGGCGATTCGGGTGCCGCCGAAGAAGCCGTGA